The following coding sequences lie in one bacterium CG_4_10_14_0_2_um_filter_33_32 genomic window:
- the galU gene encoding UTP--glucose-1-phosphate uridylyltransferase translates to MDKQKVTKAILPVAGLGTRFLPATIASPKEMLPLVDKPVIQYLVEEAVASGINELIMVTGRTKRTIEDHFDYSYDLEHALRSRGKLDLLKEIKTISNLANIVYVRQKEPLGDGHAILCAKQVINDEPFAVLFGDDLVDSKDPCLKQLMEVYEKYQDPVIAVAEVPESEVSRYGVIKAEHLENNIYQIFDMVEKPEKHKEPSNLAIVGKYIVTPDIFENIKKAKPGKDGEIRLIDGLKELMKKRPLYACKFDGTWYSTGHKLDFLKATVAYALKREDLKEFKDFLKKFLENN, encoded by the coding sequence ATGGATAAACAAAAAGTAACAAAAGCAATACTCCCGGTTGCAGGGCTTGGCACTAGATTTCTTCCGGCAACTATTGCATCTCCAAAAGAAATGCTTCCCTTAGTTGATAAACCAGTTATCCAATACCTAGTAGAAGAAGCTGTGGCATCCGGTATCAATGAATTAATAATGGTTACAGGAAGAACCAAAAGAACAATTGAAGATCATTTTGATTACTCATATGACTTAGAGCACGCGTTACGAAGCAGGGGCAAATTAGATCTCTTAAAAGAAATAAAAACAATTTCCAATCTAGCAAACATAGTTTATGTAAGACAAAAAGAACCTTTAGGAGACGGCCATGCTATACTTTGCGCAAAACAAGTAATAAATGACGAACCATTCGCTGTATTATTCGGAGATGATTTAGTTGATTCCAAAGATCCATGCTTAAAGCAATTGATGGAAGTGTATGAAAAATATCAGGATCCAGTAATTGCTGTTGCCGAAGTACCAGAAAGCGAGGTATCACGCTACGGTGTTATAAAGGCTGAACATCTAGAAAATAATATCTATCAAATTTTTGACATGGTTGAGAAACCGGAAAAACATAAAGAGCCTTCAAATCTAGCTATCGTCGGAAAATACATTGTAACCCCCGATATTTTTGAAAATATTAAAAAAGCAAAACCCGGCAAAGACGGGGAAATAAGACTTATAGACGGCTTAAAGGAACTAATGAAAAAAAGACCTTTATATGCCTGCAAATTTGACGGAACATGGTACTCAACCGGTCATAAACTGGACTTCTTAAAAGCTACCGTAGCTTATGCTTTAAAAAGAGAAGATTTAAAAGAGTTTAAAGATTTCCTAAAAAAGTTCTTAGAAAATAATTAG
- a CDS encoding acylphosphatase — MNKRLIINLEGRVQRVGFRVYASSQAESRDLTGYVKNEVDRSLTIITEGPEDKLKELAEWAKHGPRMAWVTKMKMKWEEATEEFNKFEIRY; from the coding sequence ATGAACAAGAGGCTAATTATAAATTTAGAAGGTAGAGTACAGAGAGTAGGCTTTAGAGTATATGCCTCATCTCAGGCTGAATCACGAGATCTTACTGGCTATGTAAAAAACGAAGTGGATAGATCTCTTACAATTATTACTGAAGGGCCTGAAGATAAACTTAAAGAATTAGCTGAGTGGGCAAAGCATGGACCGCGCATGGCATGGGTTACTAAAATGAAAATGAAATGGGAGGAAGCAACGGAAGAATTTAACAAGTTTGAAATTCGTTATTAA